The genomic segment AGAAATCGAGAAATTTCTACTGGGGCGGGTGCTATCCGAGAACAATTAGCCGATTTAGATTTGCGAATTATTATAGAAAATTCGTTGGTAGAATGGAAACAATTAGGAGAAGAAGGTCCCACGGGGAATGAATGGGAAGATCGAAAAATTGTAAGAAGAAAAGATTTTTTAGTTAGACGTATGGAATTAGCTAAGCATTTTATTCGAACAAATATAGAACCGGAATGGATGATTTTATGTCTCTTACCGGTTCTGCCTCCCGAGTTGAGACCCATCATTCAGATAGAAGGGGGTAAACTGATGAGTTCAGATATTAATGAACTCTATAGAAGAGTTATCTATCGGAACAATACTCTTACTGATCTATTAACAACAAGTAGATCTACACCAGGGGAATTAGTAATGTGTCAGGAAAAATTGGTACAAGAAGCCGTGGATACACTTCTTGATAATGGAATCCGTGGACAACCCATGAGGGATGGTCATAATAAGGTTTACAAGTCATTTTCAGATGTAATTGAAGGAAAAGAGGGAAGATTTCGCGAGACTCTGCTTGGCAAACGGGTCGATTATTCGGGGCGTTCGGTGATTGTCGTTGGACCCTCACTTTCATTACATCGCTGTGGATTGCCTCGCGAAATAGCAATAGAGCTCTTCCAGACATTTGTAATTCGTGGTCTAATTAGACAACATCTGGCTTCGAACATAGGAGTTGCTAAGAGTCAAATTCGTGAAAAAAAGCCGATTGTCTGGGAAATCCTTCAAGAAGTTATGCAGGGGCATCCCGTATTACTGAATAGAGCACCTACTCTACATAGATTAGGCATACAGTCATTCCAACCCATTTTAGTGGAAGGACGCACTATTTGTTTACATCCATTAGTTTGTAAGGGGTTCAATGCAGACTTTGATGGGGATCAAATGGCTGTTCATGTGCCTTTATCTTTAGAAGCTCAAGCAGAGGCTCGTTTACTTATGTTTTCTCATATGAATCTCTTATCTCCAGCTATTGGAGATCCCATTTCTGTACCGACTCAAGATATGCTGATTGGACTCTATGTATTAACGAGCGGCACTCGTCGAGGTATTTGTGCAAACAGATATAATCCATGTAATCGaaaaaactatcaaaatgaAAGAATTTACGAAACAAACTATAAGTATATGAAAGAACCCTTTTTTTGCAATTCCTATGATGCAATTGGAGCTTATCGGCAGAAAAGAATCAATTTAGATAGTCCTTTGTGGCTTCGGTGGCAATTAGATCAACGCGTTATTGCTTCAAAAGAAGTTCCTATCGAAGTTCACTATGAATCTTTTGGTAACTATCATGAGATTTATGCACACTATCTGATAGTAAGAAgtgtaaaaaaacaaactttttgtatatatattcgaACCACAGTTGgtcatatttctttttatcGAGAAATCGAGGAAGCTATACAAGGTTTTTCTCAAGCTTGTTCATATGATACCTAATAATATGGTAttcataaaaaaagaattataggACACCCGTGTGAATTCGGACCTCTCCGAGTCAACTCGGACATAGTTCCTGacctaaaaaatcaagatcgaGAAAAGGAAGTTTTGCAATCATTGACTCAAACTCATTGTCGAATCCCATTCAGCAGAATATGGAGGTACTTATGGCGGAACGGGCCAATCTGGTATTTCACAATAAAGTGATAGATGGAACTGCTATTAAACGACTTATTAGCCGATTAATAGATCACTTCGGGATGGCATATACATCACACATCCTAGATCAAGTAAAGACTCTGGGTTTCCAGCAAGCAACTGCTACATCCATTTCATTAGGAATTGATGATCTTTTAACGATACCTTCTAAGGGCTGGCTTGTCCAAGATGCTGAACAACAAAGTTTGATTTTGGAAAAACACCATCATTATGGGAATGTACATGCGGTAGAAAAATTACGCCAATCTATTGAGATATGGTATGCTACAAGTGAATATTTGCGACAGGAAATGAATCCTAATTTTAGGATGACGGACCCTTTCAATCCAGTCCATATGATGTCTTTTTCGGGAGCTAGAGGAAATGCATCTCAAGTACATCAATTAGTAGGTATGAGAGGATTAATGTCGGATCCCCAAGGACAAATGATTGATTTACCTATTCAAAGCAATTTACGCGAAGGACTGTCTTTAAcagaatatattatttcttgCTATGGAGCCCGTAAAGGAGTTGTAGATACTGCGGTCCGCACATCAGATGCTGGATATCTTACGCGTCGACTTGTTGAAGTAGTTCAACATATTGTTGTACGTCGAACGGATTGTGGCACTATCCGAGGGATTTCTGTGAGTCCTCGAAATAAAAGTCGGATGATGTCAGAAAGAATTTTTATCCAAACATTAATTGGTCGTGTCTTAGCAgacgatatatatataggttccCGATGTGTCGCCTTTCGAAATCAAGATCTTGGGATTGGACTTGTCAATCGATTCATAACCTTTGGAACACAATCAATATCTATTCGAACTCCCTTTACTTGTCGGAGTACATCTTGGATCTGTCGATTATGTTATGGCCGGAGTCCCACTCATGGTGACCTAGTTGAATTGGGGGAAGCTGTAGGTATTATTGCGGGTCAATCTATTGGCGAACCGGGGACTCAACTAACATTAAGAACTTTTCATACCGGTGGAGTATTTACAGGAGGTACTGCCGAACATGTACGAGCCCCTTATAatggaaaaatcaaatttaatgagGATTTGGTTCATCCTACACGTACACGTCACGGGCATCCTGCCTTTCTATGTTATATAGACTTGTCTGTAATTATTGAGAGCGAAGATATTATACATAGCGTGACTATTCCACCAAAAAGTTTTCTTTTAGTTCAAAATGATCAATATGTGGAATCAGAACAAGTGATTGCTGAGATTCGCGAGGGAACAtccacttttcattttaaagagagggttagaaaatatatttattctgaCTCCGAGGGCGAAATGCATTGGAGTACTGATGTATCCCATGCACCCGAATTTACATATAGTAATGTCCatcttttaccaaaaacaaGTCATTTATGGA from the Brassica napus cultivar Da-Ae unplaced genomic scaffold, Da-Ae ScsIHWf_2671;HRSCAF=3429, whole genome shotgun sequence genome contains:
- the LOC125601865 gene encoding DNA-directed RNA polymerase subunit beta'-like, giving the protein MSGFEGGRSYSGPYPNFSFARPITKKPTFLRLRGSFEYEIQSWKYSIPLFFTTQGFDIFRNREISTGAGAIREQLADLDLRIIIENSLVEWKQLGEEGPTGNEWEDRKIVRRKDFLVRRMELAKHFIRTNIEPEWMILCLLPVLPPELRPIIQIEGGKLMSSDINELYRRVIYRNNTLTDLLTTSRSTPGELVMCQEKLVQEAVDTLLDNGIRGQPMRDGHNKVYKSFSDVIEGKEGRFRETLLGKRVDYSGRSVIVVGPSLSLHRCGLPREIAIELFQTFVIRGLIRQHLASNIGVAKSQIREKKPIVWEILQEVMQGHPVLLNRAPTLHRLGIQSFQPILVEGRTICLHPLVCKGFNADFDGDQMAVHVPLSLEAQAEARLLMFSHMNLLSPAIGDPISVPTQDMLIGLYVLTSGTRRGICANRYNPCNRKNYQNERIYETNYKYMKEPFFCNSYDAIGAYRQKRINLDSPLWLRWQLDQRVIASKEVPIEVHYESFGNYHEIYAHYLIVRSVKKQTFCIYIRTTVGHISFYREIEEAIQGFSQACSYDT